A single genomic interval of Orcinus orca chromosome 19, mOrcOrc1.1, whole genome shotgun sequence harbors:
- the MPO gene encoding myeloperoxidase — protein sequence MKLPLGLAGLLVILAMPQPSEGAAPAVLGEVETSVVLTCMEEAKRLVDKAYKERRESIKRRLHSGSASPMDLLSYFKQPVAATRTAVRAADYLHVALGLLERKLRPLWPGRFSVTDVLTLAQLNLLSKTSGCAYQDLGVRCPEEDQYRTITGQCNNRRSPTLGASNRAFARWLPAEYEDGFSLPFGWTPGVKRNGFPVPLARAVSNDIVRFPTENLTPDQERSLMFMQWGQLLDHDLDFTPEPAARVSFLTGINCETSCLQQPPCFPLKIPSDDPRIKNQRDCIPFFRSSPACKGSNITVRNQINALTSFVDASMVYGSEDPLAMKLRNLTNQLGLLAVNTRFHDNGRALLPFDNLHDDPCLLTNRTANIPCFLAGDSRSSEMPELTSMHTLFLREHNRLATELKRLNPCWNGEKLYQEARKIVGAMVQIITYRDYLPLVLGPEAMRKYLPEYRSYNDSVDPRIANVFTNAFRYGHTLIQPFMFRLNDQYQPMQPNPRVPLSKVFFASWRVVLEGGIDPILRGLMATPAKLNLQNQIAVDEIRERLFEQVMRIGLDLPALNMQRSRDHGLPGYNAWRRFCGLPQPSTVGELGTVLKNLDLARKLMAQYGTPNNIDIWMGGVAEPLNSKGRVGLLLACLIGTQFRKLRDGDRFWWQNKGVFSPQQQQALAKISLPRIICDNTGITVVSKNNIFESNTFPRDFVNCSALPALDLGSWRDRD from the exons ATGAAGCTGCCCCTGGGCCTAGCAGGACTGCTGGTCATTCTAGCCATGCCCCAGCCTTCTGAGGGTGCCGCTCCAG CTGTCCTGGGGGAAGTGGAGACCTCAGTGGTGCTGACCTGCATGGAGGAGGCCAAGCGGCTAGTGGACAAAGCCTACAAGGAGCGGCGGGAAAG CATCAAGCGGCGGCTTCACAGTGGCTCGGCCAGCCCCATGGACCTCCTGTCCTACTTCAAGCAGCCAGTGGCAGCCACCAGGACAGCGGTGAGGGCAGCTGACTACCTGCACGTGGCCCTAGGCCTGCTGGAGAGGAAGCTGCGGCCCCTGTGGCCAGGCCGCTTCAGTGTCACGG ACGTGCTGACACTTGCCCAGCTGAATCTGCTGTCCAAGACTAGCGGCTGCGCCTACCAGGACCTGGGGGTGAGGTGCCCAGAGGAGGACCAGTACCGAACCATCACCGGGCAGTGCAACAACAG gcGCAGCCCCACGCTAGGGGCCTCCAACCGCGCCTTTGCGCGCTGGCTGCCGGCGGAGTACGAGGATGGCTTCTCCCTGCCCTTCGGCTGGACGCCCGGGGTCAAGCGCAACGGCTTCCCGGTGCCCCTG GCTCGCGCCGTCTCGAACGACATCGTGCGCTTCCCCACGGAGAACCTGACCCCGGACCAGGAGCGCTCGCTCATGTTCATGCAGTGGGGCCAGCTGCTCGACCACGACCTCGACTTCACCCCCGAGCCAGCCGCCCGTGTCTCCTTCCTCACTGGCATCAACTGCGAGACCAGCTGCCTGCAGCAGCCTCCCTGCTTCCCGCTCAAG ATCCCGTCCGATGACCCCCGCATCAAGAACCAACGCGACTGCATCCCTTTCTTCCGCTCCAGCCCGGCCTGCAAAGGGAGCAACATCACCGTCCGCAACCAGATCAATGCGCTCACCTCCTTCGTGGACGCCAGCATGGTGTACGGCAGCGAGGACCCCTTGGCCATGAAGCTGCGCAACCTGACCAACCAGCTGGGGCTGCTGGCCGTCAACACCCGCTTCCATGACAACGGCCGGGCCCTGCTGCCCTTTGACAACCTGCACGATGACCCGTGCCTGCTCACCAACCGCACCGCGAACATCCCCTGCTTCCTGGCAG GGGACAGCCGCTCAAGTGAGATGCCTGAGCTCACCTCCATGCACACACTCTTTCTGCGGGAGCACAACCGGCTGGCCACAGAGCTCAAGCGCCTGAACCCCTGCTGGAACGGAGAGAAGCTCTATCAGGAAGCCCGAAAGATCGTGGGAGCCATGGTCCAG ATCATCACTTACCGAGATTACTTGCCCCTGGTGCTGGGGCCGGAGGCCATGAGGAAGTACCTGCCCGAGTACCGCTCCTACAATGACTCGGTGGACCCGCGCATCGCCAACGTCTTCACCAACGCCTTCCGCTATGGCCACACCCTCATCCAGCCCTTCATGTTCCGCCTGAACGATCAGTACCAGCCTATGCAGCCCAACCCTCGTGTTCCGctcagcaaggtcttttttgccAGCTGGAGGGTTGTGCTGGAAG GTGGCATCGACCCCATCCTCCGGGGCCTCATGGCCACCCCTGCGAAGCTGAATCTGCAGAACCAAATCGCGGTGGATGAGATCCGGGAGCGGCTGTTTGAGCAGGTCATGAGGATCGGGCTGGACCTGCCCGCTCTAAACATGCAGCGCAGCCGGGACCACGGCCTCCCAG GCTACAATGCCTGGAGGCGCTTCTGCGGGCTTCCGCAGCCCAGCACGGTGGGCGAGCTGGGCACGGTCCTGAAGAACCTGGACCTGGCGAGGAAGCTGATGGCCCAGTACGGCACGCCCAACAACATCGACATCTGGATGGGTGGTGTGGCCGAGCCCCTGAACAGCAAAGGCCGCGTGGGCCTGCTGCTCGCCTGCCTCATTGGGACCCAGTTCAGGAAGCTCCGCGATGGCGATCG GTTTTGGTGGCAGAACAAGGGCGTGTTCAGCCCGCAGCAACAGCAGGCCCTGGCCAAGATCTCCTTGCCCCGTATCATCTGTGACAACACAGGCATCACCGTCGTGTCCAAGAACAACATCTTCGAGTCCAACACGTTCCCTCGGGACTTTGTCAACTGCagtgcactccctgcattggactTGGGCTCCTGGAGGGACAGGGACTAG